One genomic window of Methanosarcina acetivorans C2A includes the following:
- a CDS encoding class I SAM-dependent methyltransferase, translating into MKEENITEEPDSDFRFHATTLIFKFRDFLFPRRKILEEAGIKPGFKILDYGCGSGSYIRDASEMVGPSGKVYALDINPVAVEMVRHLASIKQLRNIETILSDYDTGLPSGSLDTVLFYDTYHTLNKPELVMKELHRVLKPEGTLSFSDHQMKEEEIMESITRKRLFKLKKRGKRTYSFKKDGN; encoded by the coding sequence ATGAAGGAGGAAAACATCACGGAAGAACCAGATTCTGATTTTCGATTCCACGCAACGACCCTTATCTTCAAGTTCCGAGACTTCTTATTCCCCCGCAGGAAAATCCTGGAAGAAGCCGGAATAAAGCCCGGTTTTAAAATTCTTGATTACGGCTGCGGGTCAGGTTCCTATATCCGTGATGCCTCCGAAATGGTGGGCCCTTCAGGAAAAGTCTATGCTCTGGATATCAACCCGGTTGCTGTTGAGATGGTCCGGCATCTGGCTTCGATAAAACAGCTGAGAAACATAGAAACCATCCTTTCCGATTACGATACAGGTCTGCCCAGCGGAAGCCTAGACACAGTCCTCTTCTATGATACCTATCATACCCTGAATAAACCGGAACTTGTTATGAAGGAGTTGCACAGGGTCCTGAAACCAGAAGGAACCCTTTCTTTTAGCGACCATCAAATGAAAGAAGAAGAAATCATGGAAAGTATAACCCGGAAGAGGTTATTCAAGCTGAAAAAGAGAGGAAAAAGGACATATTCCTTTAAAAAGGACGGAAATTAA
- a CDS encoding FecCD family ABC transporter permease: protein MPECRYSRTTLVYILPLVLLIGSLFVGRYQTPVSAVVDESMKAFSSLIFGTPASVSTQHTVLFNVRLPRILAALLVGAALSTAGASFQGIFRNPLVSPYILGVGAGAGFGACLAILLWDNYLLIQLMSFAFGLLAMFFAISMGKASKGTGTLVFVLSGIIVSSIFTALTSLVKYVADPYDELPAIVFWLMGSLATVRYGDLLYIVLPMFVGALVLFLLRWRINIMSLGDEEAKALGMNVEKMRLVIIVCATLLTSAAVSISGVIGWVGLVVPHISRMIVGPNYSRLLPMSMVIGASFLLLVDDLSRTIAATEIPLGILTSLVGAPLFAYLIRRGRMGWN, encoded by the coding sequence ATGCCTGAATGCAGGTATTCCCGTACCACTCTGGTGTACATTCTTCCCCTGGTCTTATTAATAGGCTCCCTTTTCGTGGGGAGATATCAGACTCCTGTCTCGGCGGTTGTGGACGAGAGTATGAAAGCTTTTTCATCTCTCATTTTTGGCACCCCTGCTTCGGTTTCCACTCAACACACGGTCCTGTTCAATGTAAGGCTGCCCAGGATACTTGCAGCTTTGCTTGTAGGGGCTGCACTTTCCACAGCCGGAGCTTCTTTTCAGGGGATCTTCAGGAATCCCCTTGTCTCTCCCTATATTCTGGGAGTGGGTGCAGGTGCGGGTTTCGGAGCATGCCTGGCAATACTGCTCTGGGATAATTACCTGCTTATACAGTTGATGTCTTTTGCTTTCGGACTCCTGGCCATGTTTTTTGCCATAAGTATGGGGAAAGCCAGCAAAGGTACAGGAACTCTGGTCTTTGTGCTTTCCGGAATTATCGTGAGTTCTATTTTCACGGCGCTTACCTCCCTGGTAAAGTATGTGGCAGACCCTTATGACGAACTTCCCGCAATAGTATTCTGGCTCATGGGAAGCCTTGCTACTGTCAGGTACGGGGACCTGCTCTACATAGTGTTGCCCATGTTTGTCGGGGCTCTGGTGTTGTTCCTTCTCAGGTGGAGGATCAATATCATGTCCCTCGGAGACGAGGAAGCTAAAGCTCTCGGGATGAACGTGGAAAAAATGCGCCTGGTTATCATTGTTTGTGCAACCCTTTTAACTTCAGCAGCGGTCAGCATCAGCGGTGTTATTGGCTGGGTCGGGCTGGTCGTACCTCATATCTCAAGGATGATAGTCGGTCCGAACTACAGCCGTCTACTGCCCATGAGCATGGTTATCGGTGCCTCTTTTCTGCTGCTTGTAGATGACCTGTCAAGGACCATTGCCGCAACGGAGATTCCCCTGGGGATCCTCACTTCCCTTGTAGGTGCTCCTTTATTTGCATATCTGATTCGAAGGGGGCGCATGGGATGGAACTGA
- a CDS encoding S-layer protein domain-containing protein: MNLKRFKAIALAIFVLTLILALAGTCTAASVEIRGIPLDTGSTDSQNISWDFRTFPAFAFNANKYSNYVSGVGEHLYFEDKGNSPALGKDNPSASTIDEGELFYTTKQFPSKYKVFSEEENVTKLSFFYMMHLFGKPYCTIDNDATHLAKMLYQQGASDKKTLKAGETWDIAGGYSLTLNGIDVNGNKCYFSLYKNGKELDTAVISTDNTIDDRIFTADAEFGDNASHIYFVTFVDSVFASADTDFAVFKYTWLIDKDNPLSIESGDEFGNFEVDQALENLIVMSNSDAITINVDADSKTNITDEWYFKTSDEGKGSNGGYVIYPAKTVILADQSPATATETATGTAEIDTSSPASSNVQVQEDNSTQTKAITENSSGNSGEVYGTSSEAPTEAETPASASSEAAASSGFGGFLAFISLVSIVYCFKRSQI, encoded by the coding sequence ATGAACTTAAAGAGATTTAAAGCAATAGCTCTGGCTATCTTTGTGCTAACGTTAATCCTTGCGTTGGCAGGAACGTGTACTGCTGCGTCGGTTGAAATCAGGGGCATTCCCCTTGATACCGGGAGCACGGATTCCCAGAATATCTCGTGGGATTTCAGAACCTTCCCGGCTTTTGCCTTCAATGCAAATAAGTACAGTAATTACGTTAGTGGGGTTGGAGAGCACCTTTATTTTGAGGACAAAGGAAACAGCCCTGCTCTGGGTAAAGATAATCCTTCAGCCAGCACAATCGATGAAGGTGAACTCTTTTATACTACCAAACAGTTCCCTTCGAAGTATAAGGTGTTCTCCGAAGAAGAAAATGTAACAAAGTTATCATTCTTTTACATGATGCATCTCTTTGGTAAACCCTACTGTACTATTGACAATGATGCAACGCATCTTGCCAAGATGCTGTACCAGCAGGGTGCCAGCGACAAGAAAACCCTCAAAGCAGGGGAGACCTGGGATATTGCCGGTGGGTACAGCCTTACTCTGAACGGGATTGATGTTAACGGCAACAAATGCTATTTTTCGCTTTACAAGAATGGTAAGGAACTGGATACTGCGGTAATCTCCACGGACAACACTATAGATGACAGGATATTTACTGCAGATGCCGAATTCGGAGACAATGCCTCTCACATTTATTTCGTTACCTTTGTGGATTCTGTTTTTGCAAGTGCGGATACCGATTTTGCAGTGTTCAAGTACACCTGGTTAATAGATAAGGACAACCCTCTTTCAATCGAATCCGGGGACGAATTTGGCAATTTCGAAGTAGACCAGGCCCTTGAAAACCTGATAGTAATGTCAAATTCCGACGCAATAACAATTAATGTCGACGCTGACAGCAAGACTAACATTACAGACGAGTGGTATTTCAAGACCTCTGATGAAGGAAAAGGAAGCAATGGAGGATACGTGATCTACCCGGCAAAAACAGTCATTCTCGCAGACCAAAGTCCTGCAACTGCAACCGAAACTGCAACCGGAACTGCAGAAATCGATACTTCATCCCCTGCTTCCAGCAATGTTCAGGTACAGGAAGATAATAGCACTCAGACAAAAGCAATAACCGAAAATTCCAGTGGAAATAGTGGAGAGGTCTACGGGACTTCATCTGAAGCCCCGACTGAAGCAGAAACACCTGCATCTGCCAGCAGCGAAGCTGCAGCCAGTTCCGGTTTCGGAGGATTTCTGGCTTTCATCTCGCTGGTCAGCATAGTTTATTGTTTTAAAAGGAGTCAAATCTAA
- a CDS encoding OsmC family protein: protein MILNKVAVDRKRDDKVILNKVAVDRKRDEKLIINRVAVDQFSETLQKARNDPSKTKKVIEFEGNWEIGKTGPQFSTKIKTEKGGEFLIQSDEPIALGGSGTAPNPVQYGLYGIASCFAASLAKWTAMEGIVLNQLKIKVRADMDLSASFGIFQEPAIPIYECIKFEIVIDSGMSMEEIKRFNEIAKQRCPCYYCLTAAIVPDIVFKKGDQNHKQVSFL from the coding sequence GTGATATTAAATAAGGTAGCAGTGGACCGGAAACGAGATGATAAAGTGATATTAAATAAAGTAGCAGTGGATCGGAAACGAGATGAAAAATTGATAATAAATAGAGTAGCAGTGGATCAATTTAGTGAGACTCTTCAAAAGGCAAGAAATGATCCTTCAAAAACTAAAAAAGTGATTGAGTTTGAAGGGAACTGGGAAATAGGCAAAACCGGGCCTCAATTTTCCACAAAGATAAAAACTGAAAAAGGAGGAGAGTTCCTGATTCAATCGGATGAACCCATAGCTCTCGGAGGTAGCGGAACTGCCCCTAATCCTGTTCAGTATGGCCTGTACGGAATAGCGTCCTGTTTTGCAGCTTCTCTTGCTAAATGGACTGCAATGGAAGGTATAGTTCTCAATCAATTAAAGATAAAGGTCAGAGCCGACATGGATTTAAGTGCAAGCTTTGGAATTTTCCAGGAGCCTGCAATTCCTATATACGAATGTATTAAATTTGAAATCGTAATCGACTCCGGAATGAGCATGGAAGAAATCAAAAGATTTAATGAGATCGCAAAGCAGCGTTGTCCGTGTTATTACTGTTTGACCGCTGCAATCGTCCCCGATATTGTATTCAAAAAAGGAGATCAGAACCATAAACAGGTGTCTTTTCTCTAG
- the gatA gene encoding Asp-tRNA(Asn)/Glu-tRNA(Gln) amidotransferase subunit GatA translates to MAKWMSVAQVKDKIKESSAEEVTAGYLEVIEKSKINGYITVSDKALEQAKKIDVEGHEGPLAGVPIAIKDNISVVGLPNSCGSKILEGYVPPFNAHVIEKLLDAGAVILGKTNLDEFAMGSSTETSYYGPTANPWDLERVPGGSSGGSAAVVAAGEAPFALGSDTGGSVRCPAAFCGVVGLKPTYGAVSRYGVVAYANSLEQVGPLANNVEDIAILMDVIAGYDRRDSTSIDSKTEYQKALVDDVKGLKIGVPKEFFGEGIHPGVEKAVWNAIHKFESLGATRQEVSMPNINYALASYYIIAMSEASSNLARFDGTRYGFRANGENWHAMVSKTRAEGFGTEVKRRILLGTYALSAGYHDKYYLKALKVRTLVKQDFDKALSTVDLLMAPTMPNPAFRIGEKIEDPLTLYLSDVNTCPINLAGVPSVSVPCGFTDGLPVGLQIMGKPFDEPTVLRAAYTFEKNTDYHTKRPPEVA, encoded by the coding sequence ATGGCAAAATGGATGAGTGTTGCACAGGTTAAAGATAAGATCAAAGAAAGCTCAGCCGAAGAAGTAACAGCCGGATACCTCGAAGTTATCGAAAAGAGCAAAATCAACGGATATATAACGGTTTCCGATAAAGCCCTCGAACAGGCAAAAAAGATCGATGTTGAAGGGCATGAAGGCCCCCTTGCAGGTGTGCCAATCGCAATAAAGGATAACATTTCCGTAGTAGGGCTTCCAAACAGCTGCGGCTCGAAAATCCTTGAAGGCTACGTCCCCCCATTCAATGCTCACGTAATCGAAAAACTTCTTGATGCCGGAGCCGTAATCCTTGGAAAAACCAACCTGGACGAGTTTGCAATGGGATCGTCAACGGAAACCAGCTATTATGGGCCGACCGCAAACCCCTGGGACCTTGAAAGGGTACCTGGCGGCTCTTCCGGAGGCAGCGCAGCAGTTGTTGCAGCAGGAGAAGCTCCTTTTGCTCTTGGTTCTGATACAGGCGGATCCGTACGCTGTCCTGCAGCTTTCTGCGGGGTTGTAGGGCTTAAACCGACCTATGGGGCAGTTTCAAGGTACGGGGTTGTGGCTTACGCAAATTCCCTTGAACAGGTCGGACCCCTTGCAAACAACGTGGAAGACATTGCAATCCTGATGGATGTTATAGCCGGTTACGACCGGAGAGATTCCACTTCCATTGACAGTAAAACCGAATACCAGAAGGCTCTTGTTGACGATGTAAAAGGTCTGAAAATAGGGGTTCCTAAAGAGTTTTTCGGAGAAGGGATTCACCCGGGCGTGGAAAAAGCCGTATGGAACGCAATCCACAAATTTGAGAGCCTCGGAGCAACCAGGCAGGAAGTTTCGATGCCCAACATAAATTACGCTCTTGCTTCATACTATATCATTGCAATGAGTGAAGCTTCCTCAAACCTTGCCCGCTTTGACGGAACACGTTACGGATTCAGAGCAAATGGGGAAAACTGGCACGCAATGGTCTCAAAGACTAGGGCCGAAGGTTTCGGAACCGAAGTAAAGAGAAGAATTCTCCTCGGGACCTATGCCCTTTCTGCAGGCTACCATGACAAATACTACCTCAAGGCCCTGAAGGTCAGGACCCTTGTCAAGCAGGACTTTGATAAGGCTCTCTCAACAGTAGACCTGCTCATGGCGCCGACTATGCCGAATCCTGCTTTCAGGATAGGGGAGAAGATTGAAGACCCGCTTACCCTCTACCTCTCGGACGTAAACACCTGCCCGATCAACCTTGCAGGTGTGCCTTCAGTTTCCGTACCTTGCGGCTTTACTGATGGACTCCCGGTGGGACTCCAGATAATGGGCAAACCCTTTGATGAGCCGACTGTCCTTAGGGCTGCCTATACTTTTGAGAAGAATACCGATTACCACACAAAGAGACCTCCGGAGGTGGCGTAA
- a CDS encoding nitrilase-related carbon-nitrogen hydrolase produces MKAACIQMNISLCSKQENLERALSLAEEAVSREAELLVFPEVFSTGFCYDRIGDVAETTSGPTLETLRAFSREHGCILAGSMIEIREGDAPGSEKKVPSQYNLGFCIESGKLAGIRRKVQLYGPEKEYFASGDSISPIKLQKYGLSIGLIVCNELRYPEVARKLVLEGADLLVSAADIPDFYIYPWRIMSFSRAIENQLPHIACNRVGKDRYSIYPGGSFIVDGWGRVLAEAGTEECVLLGEIDLVKAKELRQTGSILEDRRPDLY; encoded by the coding sequence ATGAAAGCAGCTTGTATCCAGATGAATATCTCACTTTGTTCGAAACAGGAAAATCTTGAGCGTGCCCTCTCCCTGGCAGAAGAAGCAGTTTCAAGAGAAGCCGAGCTGCTCGTCTTTCCGGAAGTTTTCTCAACAGGCTTTTGTTATGACCGCATAGGGGATGTGGCTGAAACCACTTCCGGCCCCACTCTAGAAACTCTCCGCGCTTTTTCCAGAGAACACGGATGTATTCTTGCAGGTTCAATGATCGAAATAAGGGAAGGAGACGCGCCAGGTTCAGAAAAGAAGGTTCCTTCCCAGTATAACCTCGGTTTTTGCATAGAGTCCGGAAAGTTAGCCGGAATCCGCCGAAAAGTCCAGCTGTACGGCCCTGAAAAGGAATATTTTGCTTCCGGTGACAGCATATCTCCTATCAAACTTCAAAAATACGGACTTTCCATAGGGCTCATAGTTTGCAATGAACTCAGGTATCCGGAAGTTGCCCGAAAACTGGTCCTTGAGGGAGCGGATCTGCTGGTCTCAGCTGCCGATATACCGGACTTTTACATATATCCGTGGCGCATTATGTCCTTTTCACGGGCAATTGAAAATCAACTGCCGCATATCGCCTGCAACAGGGTAGGAAAAGACAGGTATTCTATCTATCCAGGCGGCTCTTTTATTGTCGACGGCTGGGGCCGTGTCCTGGCAGAAGCTGGAACCGAAGAGTGTGTTCTTCTAGGAGAAATAGATCTGGTAAAAGCAAAAGAACTCAGGCAAACAGGCTCTATTCTCGAAGACCGCAGGCCTGATCTATATTAA
- the istB gene encoding IS21-like element ISMac3 family helper ATPase IstB → MNNFTYERLHNNLQYLKLNSIEELLDNYLEIAARDNKTTMEVLDYLFEQEKKHREAVAIERRMKSAVFPVKKTLEEFDFEFQKSIDKKAIEDLATLRFVHNSENVVFLGPPGVGKSHLAIALGIEVAKAGISVYFTNTGNLIEKLKIANREGMLEKKLRDLMKYKVLIIDEIGYLPFDEEGAHCLFQLISRRYEKSSTILTSNKSYGEWGEIFKDHVIAAAVLDRILHHSTTINIKGESYRLKERKKQGIKTGNICQ, encoded by the coding sequence ATGAACAACTTCACCTATGAGAGACTTCACAATAACCTGCAATACCTGAAACTTAATTCTATCGAAGAGCTTCTGGATAACTACCTTGAAATTGCTGCAAGGGACAACAAGACAACAATGGAAGTCCTTGATTACTTGTTTGAACAGGAAAAGAAACACAGAGAAGCTGTTGCAATTGAGAGAAGGATGAAAAGTGCAGTTTTTCCCGTTAAAAAGACTCTTGAGGAATTCGATTTTGAATTTCAGAAATCCATTGATAAAAAAGCAATCGAAGACCTTGCAACCTTGAGATTTGTTCATAATTCAGAGAATGTCGTTTTCCTTGGTCCTCCCGGAGTTGGAAAGTCTCATCTTGCAATCGCTCTTGGGATTGAAGTAGCAAAAGCAGGGATTTCGGTTTACTTTACCAATACAGGAAACCTTATCGAGAAGTTGAAAATAGCAAATCGAGAAGGAATGCTTGAAAAGAAACTAAGGGACTTGATGAAATATAAAGTGCTGATAATTGACGAAATAGGGTATCTCCCATTTGACGAAGAAGGAGCTCACTGCCTATTTCAGCTGATCTCAAGACGGTATGAAAAGAGTTCAACGATCTTGACATCAAATAAATCATATGGAGAATGGGGAGAGATATTCAAGGACCATGTAATAGCGGCTGCTGTACTTGATAGGATTCTCCACCATTCAACTACGATTAACATCAAAGGGGAAAGTTACAGGCTGAAAGAAAGGAAGAAACAGGGAATAAAAACAGGAAATATATGCCAGTAA
- a CDS encoding Coenzyme F420 hydrogenase/dehydrogenase, beta subunit C-terminal domain: MPLDPICKKIIPENSEYISDYGGKTYYFCSPECKQKFDVLEKSVIRLKRNLSEKEKISFGKLKKDIIKPGICTLCGACASSCEYITIENGAPKLVGPCKACGVCYYQCPRTITTEEGLIGSFRYAYAAKSAIPEMKGQDGGVVTSLLLYALDEGLIDCAVVTTRSKEEPWKPIPKVAKTREEILESGGSIYSHSMTLEALMSAIKQGMHSIAFVGTSCNIDAVTKMQKSSYGLLHLFMRAKILKLGLFCMDTFTYEGIKAVLESYGIALENVEAMKIRKGKFEITLKDGKEHVLELSDFDEYRSSSCQFCTDLASENADISFGGVGSPEGWTTVLARSAIGHEIFNEAVDNGYIEARNLTDEELEKVLNLAKMKKVQMYALHMRQKV; this comes from the coding sequence ATGCCATTGGATCCCATCTGCAAGAAAATAATACCTGAAAACAGTGAATACATTTCGGACTACGGGGGAAAAACCTATTATTTCTGCAGTCCCGAATGCAAGCAGAAATTCGATGTACTGGAAAAGAGCGTCATCCGGCTCAAGCGAAATCTGAGTGAAAAGGAAAAGATTTCCTTCGGAAAACTGAAGAAAGACATCATAAAACCGGGAATCTGCACCCTCTGTGGAGCCTGCGCATCGAGCTGCGAATACATAACCATTGAAAACGGGGCCCCAAAACTGGTCGGCCCCTGCAAAGCCTGCGGGGTCTGCTACTACCAGTGCCCAAGGACAATCACCACCGAAGAAGGACTGATCGGAAGCTTTCGATATGCCTACGCCGCAAAATCTGCTATTCCCGAAATGAAAGGTCAGGACGGGGGAGTTGTGACCTCTCTCCTCCTGTATGCCCTGGATGAAGGCCTGATCGACTGCGCCGTGGTCACAACCCGCTCAAAGGAAGAGCCCTGGAAACCCATACCAAAAGTAGCAAAAACCAGGGAGGAGATTCTTGAAAGCGGAGGAAGCATCTACTCCCACTCAATGACCCTTGAAGCCCTGATGAGCGCAATCAAGCAGGGAATGCATAGCATCGCCTTTGTAGGAACCAGCTGCAACATCGACGCCGTCACAAAGATGCAGAAAAGTTCTTACGGTTTACTGCACCTCTTCATGCGGGCAAAAATTCTGAAACTGGGCCTCTTCTGCATGGACACTTTCACCTACGAGGGCATCAAAGCGGTACTTGAAAGCTACGGGATCGCACTCGAAAATGTAGAGGCAATGAAAATCCGGAAAGGAAAGTTCGAAATTACGCTAAAAGACGGAAAAGAACATGTCCTGGAACTCAGTGACTTCGATGAATACCGCAGTTCATCCTGCCAGTTCTGCACAGACCTTGCCTCTGAAAACGCAGACATCTCCTTCGGCGGCGTGGGCAGCCCCGAAGGCTGGACAACAGTCCTCGCCCGCTCAGCTATAGGGCACGAGATCTTCAATGAAGCCGTAGACAACGGCTACATCGAAGCCCGGAACCTCACCGATGAAGAACTCGAAAAGGTCCTTAATCTGGCAAAAATGAAGAAAGTTCAGATGTACGCCCTACACATGAGGCAGAAAGTGTAA
- the gatC gene encoding Asp-tRNA(Asn)/Glu-tRNA(Gln) amidotransferase subunit GatC, which produces MITKEDVEHIGWLARIDINEQETVEYMEKLNSVLEYFGQLDELPTEDVAPTYHVAEIHNVFREDVVEECLSQETVLANTEHKQDGTFRVPKIG; this is translated from the coding sequence ATGATCACAAAAGAGGATGTAGAACACATCGGCTGGCTTGCCCGCATTGATATCAATGAGCAGGAAACAGTCGAGTATATGGAAAAACTTAACTCAGTACTGGAGTACTTCGGACAGCTCGACGAGTTGCCGACCGAAGATGTTGCTCCCACATACCATGTTGCTGAGATCCATAACGTATTCAGGGAAGATGTGGTGGAAGAATGCCTTTCGCAGGAAACCGTTCTTGCAAACACAGAACACAAACAGGATGGGACTTTCAGGGTCCCGAAGATCGGCTGA
- the gatB gene encoding Asp-tRNA(Asn)/Glu-tRNA(Gln) amidotransferase subunit GatB codes for MVYENPDGIRIGLEIHVQLNKLKTKMFCGCSTDYHNAAPNTHTCPICLGLPGTLPVLNKKVVEAAIKVGLALEGEIAEETQFHRKNYFYPDLPKGFQVTQYDYPIVSKGKVVIEGEDGEHVVGITRAHMEEDPGKLVHIGSIGKSKGVLIDYNRSGMPLIETVTEPDMRSPKEARRFLDKFRNILEYLDVFDGNLEGAMRVDANVSVHWGTRVEVKNISSHKGVERALLYEIMRQKNVIRRGGTIVQETRHFDEGRGVTLSMRTKEEAEDYRYFREPDLMPMRITDWIPAIKETLPELPDAKRTRFIEQYGITDMHARALTSKIMLADFYEGVCAKGVDPKIAATWTADVFLGELNYRDLAISSYGGKTIGFIHAKDPEVENSFKGSDMVELVTLFAEGKISDRAAVEVIRTILDGTEEKTPSQIIEEKGLFKAEDDLVTKAVAETIAENAAAVQDYLGGTEKSLNFLVGQVMKKTKGTADAKTARELILKELKG; via the coding sequence ATGGTCTACGAAAACCCTGACGGGATAAGGATCGGGCTTGAAATCCACGTCCAGCTCAACAAGCTCAAGACCAAAATGTTCTGCGGCTGCTCTACCGATTACCACAATGCAGCCCCAAACACCCACACCTGTCCGATCTGCCTCGGCCTGCCCGGAACACTTCCGGTCCTGAACAAAAAAGTCGTGGAAGCAGCAATAAAGGTGGGGCTTGCCCTTGAAGGTGAGATTGCGGAAGAGACCCAGTTCCACAGGAAGAACTACTTCTACCCTGACCTCCCGAAAGGTTTCCAGGTCACCCAGTACGACTATCCGATTGTCAGCAAGGGGAAGGTTGTAATCGAAGGCGAGGACGGGGAGCATGTGGTCGGGATTACAAGAGCCCATATGGAAGAAGACCCTGGGAAGCTTGTGCACATAGGAAGTATCGGAAAATCCAAAGGGGTCCTTATAGACTACAACAGGTCGGGCATGCCCTTAATTGAAACCGTTACCGAGCCGGATATGAGAAGCCCCAAGGAGGCCAGAAGGTTCCTTGACAAGTTCAGAAACATCCTCGAATACCTGGACGTCTTTGATGGAAACCTTGAAGGGGCTATGCGCGTCGATGCTAACGTCTCGGTTCACTGGGGAACCAGGGTTGAAGTCAAGAATATCTCTTCCCACAAAGGAGTGGAAAGGGCTCTCCTCTACGAGATCATGCGCCAGAAGAACGTGATCCGCCGCGGAGGAACAATCGTGCAGGAAACCCGCCATTTCGATGAGGGCAGGGGTGTAACGCTTTCAATGAGGACAAAGGAAGAGGCAGAAGACTACCGCTACTTCCGTGAGCCTGACCTTATGCCTATGCGTATCACTGACTGGATTCCTGCAATCAAAGAAACCCTTCCCGAACTTCCGGACGCCAAACGTACCCGCTTCATAGAGCAGTACGGCATCACGGATATGCACGCAAGAGCCCTTACATCCAAGATAATGCTTGCCGACTTCTACGAAGGAGTCTGTGCAAAAGGTGTTGACCCGAAGATTGCCGCCACCTGGACAGCCGATGTCTTCCTCGGGGAGCTGAACTACCGCGACCTTGCGATCTCTTCCTACGGCGGCAAGACCATTGGGTTTATCCACGCAAAAGATCCTGAAGTAGAAAACTCCTTCAAAGGCTCGGATATGGTAGAACTGGTCACCCTTTTTGCCGAAGGCAAGATAAGTGACAGGGCTGCAGTTGAAGTCATCCGTACCATTCTGGACGGCACGGAGGAAAAGACCCCCTCCCAGATCATCGAAGAAAAAGGCCTCTTCAAAGCCGAAGACGACCTGGTTACAAAAGCTGTTGCCGAAACAATTGCCGAAAACGCAGCTGCAGTGCAGGACTACCTGGGAGGAACAGAAAAGTCTCTGAACTTCCTGGTCGGACAGGTCATGAAAAAGACAAAAGGCACGGCAGATGCAAAGACTGCACGCGAACTGATTCTCAAAGAACTTAAAGGGTAA
- a CDS encoding ABC transporter ATP-binding protein — MELMLEVNSLAFSYGNGLVFENVSFSLKKGEVMCILGPNGAGKSTLIKCIAGILKPSTGSVRILGEDTTSLGAKGIARHIGYVPQQNEVVFPFTVLDFVVMGRAPHLSMFASPRAEDMELARESLAVVGLSDLAERPVASLSGGQSQMVLIARALVQQPSLLLLDEPTSHLDFGNQVLVLETVQRLASLGMSIVMNTHMPDHAFLVGSRAAALEGGRLVALGEVETVVTGKMMSSVYGVKVAVREIEDMKRKVCLPLRGK; from the coding sequence ATGGAACTGATGCTGGAAGTTAACTCTCTTGCCTTTTCCTATGGAAACGGGCTGGTCTTTGAAAACGTTTCTTTCTCTTTAAAGAAAGGTGAGGTTATGTGCATCCTGGGTCCCAACGGGGCGGGAAAATCCACACTGATCAAATGCATTGCAGGGATTCTCAAACCTTCTACCGGGTCTGTTCGCATTCTGGGAGAGGATACGACTTCTCTCGGGGCAAAGGGAATTGCCCGGCATATAGGTTATGTGCCCCAGCAGAACGAGGTGGTTTTTCCTTTTACCGTGCTGGATTTTGTGGTGATGGGCCGGGCTCCTCATCTTTCCATGTTTGCATCTCCCCGTGCTGAAGATATGGAGCTTGCAAGGGAATCGCTTGCAGTGGTGGGGCTTTCCGACCTCGCGGAAAGGCCGGTTGCCAGTCTCAGCGGCGGACAGAGCCAGATGGTCCTGATTGCCCGGGCCCTTGTCCAGCAGCCTTCTCTTCTTTTGCTGGACGAGCCGACTTCTCACCTCGATTTCGGCAACCAGGTCCTTGTACTGGAAACAGTGCAGAGGCTTGCCTCCCTCGGGATGTCCATTGTGATGAATACCCACATGCCTGACCATGCTTTCCTGGTGGGCAGCAGAGCCGCAGCTCTGGAAGGGGGCAGGCTGGTTGCACTGGGAGAGGTTGAAACGGTTGTAACCGGCAAGATGATGTCCTCGGTCTATGGGGTAAAGGTAGCTGTCCGGGAAATCGAAGATATGAAGAGAAAAGTGTGTCTGCCCTTACGGGGGAAATAA